A window of Nicotiana tabacum cultivar K326 chromosome 24, ASM71507v2, whole genome shotgun sequence contains these coding sequences:
- the LOC107792993 gene encoding B3 domain-containing protein At2g36080: protein MESTRKSSSPTYKNQTTPTSLCPNSNRLEENEIPKERLFEKPLTPSDVGKLNRLVIPKQHAEKHFPLNGTQNDSGEKGFLLNFEDELGKLWTFRYSYWNSSQSYVLTKGWSRFVKEKKLDAGDFVLFERHRLDGDRTFIGWRRRNAAAGATVLEQESGIAPPGGGGGGWGQVYYGGSGHPYPSAGVPYQPDCLHAVRRTMHNQTAANGNNTRRQVRLFGVNLAECEVDESLWSEPSTSDGSSTPSHHQQSHEYQGQAGQLHYQYQVHCSNPSAPASSHAKNNHHNNMDVDYSRDMNHMRYHQG from the exons ATGGAATCAACAAGAAAATCCTCATCTCCAACTTACAAAAACCAAACTACACCTACTTCTCTCTGTCCTAATAGCAACCGATTAGAAGAAAATGAAATCCCAAAAGAACGTTTGTTTGAGAAACCATTAACACCAAGCGATGTAGGGAAGCTCAATAGATTAGTCATCCCAAAACAACACGCCGAAAAACACTTCCCTCTTAACGGGACACAAAATGACTCGGGCGAAAAGGGATTTTTACTGAATTTCGAGGACGAGTTAGGGAAATTATGGACTTTTAGATATTCATATTGGAATAGTAGTCAAAGTTATGTATTAACAAAAGGATGGAGCCGTTTCGTGAAGGAGAAAAAATTAGATGCTGGTGATTTCGTTTTGTTCGAGCGCCACCGGTTAGACGGCGACCGGACATTTATTGGGTGGAGGAGGAGGAACGCCGCCGCTGGAGCCACCGTTTTGGAGCAAGAAAGTGGTATTGCTCCGCCGGGAGGCGGTGGTGGTGGGTGGGGCCAGGTGTACTACGGTGGGTCTGGGCATCCTTATCCGTCGGCAGGTGTTCCATACCAACCTGACTGTCTTCATGCag TAAGAAGAACAATGCACAACCAAACAGCAGCAAATGGGAACAACACACGGAGACAAGTAAGATTGTTTGGGGTGAACCTAGCAGAGTGCGAAGTAGACGAGTCTTTGTGGTCCGAACCATCGACCTCAGATGGTTCGTCGACACCGAGCCACCACCAACAGAGTCATGAGTATCAGGGTCAAGCTGGCCAGCTACATTACCAATATCAAGTCCATTGTTCCAATCCTTCTGCGCCTGCCTCTTCCCATGCTAAAAATAACCATCACAATAACATG GATGTGGATTACTCGAGAGATATGAACCATATGAGATATCACCAGGGATAA
- the LOC142178439 gene encoding uncharacterized protein LOC142178439, which translates to MFSRILLPNFSRILLPNFSSYYQIIPMIFYILYSLFLVLIAFLMCYVVVLLMDPKEDRKDLAWAYSERVCETNKMAIRCLFCDKISNGGIYRQKAHLIGGDPNVASCPKVPSHVKEDLKAFLHKKRELKTQLIHEQELYNLDDDDETEEGDDASSLPPKSQKRGRMQPMSSSCGSTGKTKGPMDCYFSQKSGDKEGKGGNPQIDAKTILRDRAITMFARWMYDAGLPFNCVNYTDTFSAFIEAVGQYGPGMKPPTYHEVRGPYLKKEVAEVNKIVEEHKVEWNKFGCSITMDKWTARNEKMIINILVNSPKGSLFLESVDASDSSTDSTKMYSLFKSTIDSIGAENVIQVVTDNASENVKAGDLMSAGYPHIYWTPCAAHSINLIFSDIFKERPFSSIFNQAIRVHSYIVQRPLLLNMMKRFTKQRSLVKPAKTRFATAFLTLHRMYEQKSNLKKLFVSDEYTNSAYGREARGRESADIILSPSFWNNVVHALKIGGPLVKVLRLVDGEQRPPMGYLYEAMDRAKEAIQVSFSDQRKYKRVFEIIDKRWDSKLHSPLHAAGLVLNPELFYDNEERILGDEPLWNGYYECIEKLIPEESVQDKITEQFSIYRNAEQLFGKNMAIRQRKTKSPGERVLICCFIVNKLFLYQYYVLKICSTSTVE; encoded by the coding sequence ATGTTTTCCAGAATTTTACTGCCCAATTTTTCCAGAATTTTACTGCCCAATTTTTCCAGTTATTATCAGATAATTCCTATGATTTTTTATATCCTTTATAGTTTATTCTTAGTTCTTATTGCCTTTCTTATGTGTTATGTAGTTGTTCTTTTAATGGATCCAAAAGAAGATAGGAAAGATCTGGCTTGGGCTTACTCTGAAAGAGTTTGCGAGACCAACAAGATGGCAATTAGATGTCTTTTTTGTGACAAGATTTCAAATGGAGGAATCTATCGTCAAAAAGCGCATCTAATCGGCGGTGATCCAAATGTCGCATCTTGTCCTAAAGTTCCATCGCATGTGAAGGAAGATTTGAAAGCATTCCTTCATAAAAAGAGAGAGTTAAAGACTCAACTGATTCATGAACAAGAACTGTATAATCTTGATGACGATGATGAAACAGAAGAAGGTGACGATGCTTCGTCGCTTCCACCAAAATCACAAAAGCGGGGAAGGATGCAACCAATGTCTTCTAGTTGTGGATCTACTGGCAAGACCAAAGGTCCTATGGATTGTTACTTCTCGCAAAAATCTGGAGATAAGGAAGGAAAAGGTGGTAATCCTCAAATTGATGCCAAAACGATTTTGAGGGATCGTGCAATTACAATGTTTGCGCGGTGGATGTATGATGCAGGTCTTCCttttaattgtgttaattataCTGACACTTTTTCTGCTTTTATTGAGGCCGTAGGTCAATATGGTCCAGGAATGAagcctccaacatatcatgaaGTTAGAGGGCCATATCTAAAAAAAGAGGTAGCAGAGGTGAACAAAATCGTGGAGGAGCACAAAGTAgaatggaacaagtttggttgttcCATTACGATGGATAAGTGGACGGCGAGAAATGAAAAAATGATCATCAATATCTTGGTGAATTCTCCTAAGGGAAGCCTGTTTCTTGAGTCCGTTGATGCAAGCGACTCTTCGACTGATTCAACCAAAATGTACTCTTTGTTCAAGAGTACAATAGACTCTATTGGAGCAGAAAATGTTATTCAAGTTGTCACGGACAACGCCAGTGAAAATGTTAAAGCTGGAGATTTGATGTCTGCTGGGTACCCGCATATTTATTGGACTCCGTGTGCAGCACATTCCATTAATTTGATCTTTAGTgacattttcaaggaaagaccCTTTAGTTCAATCTTTAATCAGGCAATTAGAGTGCATTCCTATATTGTTCAAAGgcctttgttattgaatatgatGAAGAGATTCACTAAACAAAGAAGCTTGGTGAAACCCGCAAAGACAAGATTTGCTACTGCTTTCTTGACTTTGCATAGGATGTATGAGCAAAAAAGCAATTTGAAGAAGTTGTTTGTTTCAGATGAGTACACTAACAGTGCCTATGGAAGGGAAGCTCGAGGGAGAGAATCTGCAGATATTATACTTTCTCCTTCATTCTGGAACAATgtggttcatgcattgaagattggtGGTCCTTTAGTTAAAGTGCTTCGTTTGGTGGATGGGGAGCAAAGGCCACCAATGGGCTACCTGTACGAAGCAATGGATAGGGCAAAGGAGGCTATTCAAGTCTCGTTTAGTGatcaaagaaaatacaaaagagtCTTTGAGATCATAGATAAAAGGTGGGATAGTAAGCTTCATAGCCCTTTGCATGCAGCTGGACTTGTTTTGAACCCGGAACTGTTTTATGACAATGAAGAAAGGATTCTAGGAGATGAACCTTTGTGGAATGGATACTATGAATGTATTGAGAAGTTGATACCTGAAGAATCCGTGCAAGATAAAATAACAGAGCAATTTAGTATTTATAGGAACGCTGAGcaactttttggaaaaaacatGGCGATTAGACAAAGAAAGACGAAGTCACCAGGTGAGCGAGTGCTTATATGTTGTTTTATAGTTAATAAGTTATTTCTTTATCaatattatgttttgaaaatttgttcTACTTCTACAGTTGAATAG
- the LOC107801707 gene encoding uncharacterized protein LOC107801707, whose amino-acid sequence MKLKIVWRKVSDYVRYDLKEIAFPSSLPDPPHIKKRRKLTLKERYLVLKEASRLYAASWVRDIGPELRPNDHKKKSEIEDESDEENGSRKEKEPSTIEDLAVAARGGMETLRPALQRVYMTRASAYKDALKSFIQGYQEGIQQTMEKNKDSKSSKDTDASNSIGPT is encoded by the exons ATGAAGCTGAAGATAGTTTGGAGGAAAGTATCTGATTATGTTCGATATGATCTGAAGGAGATTGCTTTTCCTTCATCTTTACCGGACCCTCCCCACATCAAAAAACGTAGGAAACTAACTTTGAAGGAGCGCTATCTT GTGCTGAAGGAAGCGTCTAGGCTTTATGCTGCAAGCTGGGTGAGGGACATTGGTCCTGAACTTCGGCCCAATGATCACAAAAAGAAGAGTGAGATTGAAGACGAGTCGGATGAAGAAAATGGTAGCAGAAAGGAGAAGGAACCCTCAACAATAGAGGATCTAG CTGTGGCTGCACGAGGTGGAATGGAGACACTACGACCAGCATTGCAACGAGTTTACATGACAAGAGCTTCTGCATATAAAGATGCACTTAAAAGTTTCATACAAGGATATCAAGAAGGTATTCAACAAACCATGGAGAAAAATAAAGACTCGAAGTCTTCCAAAGACACTGATGCATCCAATTCCATAGGACCAACTTGA